TATGAAAAAATTGAGTGTGAAGAACTCGGTTAACCTCATAAGATTTGCAATGGACAACCGATTGGTATAGTTTTTGAATATGTAATAAATAACCTTTTTTTTCAGGAGCATCCCCTTGCTTCACATTGCTTAAGTTTCTCCTTCTTTAGATCCGGAATTTATTTTGGAATCATTTTTATTGTTTATATCTAAATCAAATTATCTCATGAAATTGGAGAAATTTACATCCGAACTCAAAGCAGATTTTAGTAGAATTCTCAAAATCAGCTTATTGCCAGCCTTAATGGCACTTTGGGTGACTAGCTTAAACGCTCAATGTCCCCTTGCATGTAACAATCTCGTTCAGGTATCTCTGGATGAAGATTGTGATGTTGAAATTACACCTGACATGATGTTGGAAGGCCAGGGTTTACCTGCCAACTGTACATACCTTGTTCAGGTTATTGGAGCTAATGGTCAGCCCATTGGAACCAGCCCTCGTGTTACTTCATTAAATATTGGTCAGACTTTACAAGTGAAAGTTTGGCTCACTATTAATGGCGTATCATTTAACCACTGTTGGGGATCCATCAAAGTGGAAGACAAGTTGGTGCCGACAATAGATTGTCCGGCTCCTATTACAATTAGTTGCTACAGCAACATGACATTTACCAACCCACCTGCGTCTGACAATTGCGGTAGTCCGGTGACCATTGAACTTCTCAGTGATATCACCACTGAATTGCCTTGTACAGACCAGTTCAGAGCGGTAAGAAACATAAGATACCAGGCCAAAGACGGCTCAGGTAATCTTTCTGCTATTTGCACCAGAGTAGTTTATTACTCAGCAATATCGCTCACAGATGTCAAATTTCCTAAGAATTATGACAGCTCTCCGGGTCACAGACCGCATCTCGAATGTGATGGTACCTGGCCATGGGGTCCATTCGTATTGAATGCGTCCGGTGTCCCAGCACCTATCAATAATTGGGATACTAACGGAAACGGATATCCTGATCCTGCAGAGACTGGCGGACCATATATCATTGATCCTTCCAATATTACAGGGTTTGTTACAGGGTATCAGGTTGGAACTCCAAATAATCCAGGTGTTCCTGTAGGATGTACTGCCGGTAATCTGGTGGGTAGTGATGTCGCTATTCTTACCTGGAGAAATACATGTGATAATAACTCCGGTATCTTTCCTTTCAGAATAGATACTTTCTACAGACATTTCACAGGTAATAATGCTTTATGTAAAATTAATACGACTTTTTCAGATACAAAAATAGATATCTGTCCCAAGAGTTTCAAAGTATTGAGACATTGGACAGTTTTGGACTGGTGTACAGGAACTATCGCTCAGAGATATCAGATTATTAAAGTAGTTGACTCAAAAGGTCCTGTAGCAACTATACCTTCAGACATTACTGAACCGGTAGAGCCTTGTGCAAATGACTTTTTTGTATCATCTATCATTAATGCAGATCCATATGCGTGTACAGGAGAATGGCTTGCCTTAGAACCCATCAATGTATTCGATTGTAATGAGGTGACTTATACAGTTTCTTTCTTACTTGCAGATGGTTTTGGAAATCCACCACAAAATGGATTGTATGTATTCTCTAAAGGAGGAACAACATCTACTGAAATTACGATTGGTGGTAAAAAAAGATGGATATTAAGAGGTCTTCCATTGGGATGTACCTGGATAAAATATACACTCACAGATGCTTGTGGAAACAGTACAGAAGCATTTACAGAAATCAGAGTAGTGGACAGAACACCTCCGGTTGCCGTATGTGATCAGTTTACGGTTGTGACTTTAAATGCGAATGGTTGGGCGCATGTGTTTGCTGAATCATTTGATGATGGAAGTCATGATAATTGTACTCCTGTTACCTTTGGTGTACGAAGAAGAACTTCAGGATGTCAATCCAATGGTGCTGCAAGTCTGATCAGTAATCCTTTCGGACCTTTCGTCCAGGTTTGTTGTGATGATATCGGAAGAGAAGTTATGGTAGAACTTGAAGTTACTGATGACTTTGGTAACAAAAATACTTGTATGGTGATTGCAAATGCACAGGATAAAGTAAGACCTGTCATTTTGTGTCCTGCGAATATAACAATAAACTGTGGTCAGGATACTTCAGTAACAGTGACAGGACTTGCGGAATTCAGTGATAACTGTCCTCCGGCTACTTTGACAAGAAGAACAACAGGTTCTGTTAACAGCTGTGGAGTAGGATCATTTTCAAGAACATTTACTGTAACGGACCGAGGGGGATTGAATTCATCTTGTACTCAGACAATTACCGTCAGAAATCCAAATCCTTACAATGGACCTTCATGGGTAACCGTTGGACACAGAGATCTGGAAGGCTGTCTTGCTGTAGATACAGATCCGTCTAAAACAGGTGTCCCAACATTAAATTCTGCTGCATGCAGTCTGGTTGCTTACACTTATGAAGATCAGGTATTCCCGTTTGTCGAAGGTGTTTGTTATAAAATACTCAGAAAATGGACAGTTATCGACTGGTGTAAGTTCAGAGATGACAACGATCCTTCCACTTTCCAGTGGCCTTCTGTACCTACTTTGAATATCAATATGTGGCAATACACACAGATCATTAAGATTAATGATAATGTGAAGCCGGTATTGCAGGTTTGTACAAAAGCTCCAACAGACGCTTTTGGTGAAAACTGTACGGGATTTGTAGAATTGGTAAATTCAGCTACGGATTGTACACCATCCAATTTGCTGAAGTGGACATATCAGATTGACCCGAATAATGATGGATTACCACCATTTATCAATGGTACAACCAACAATGCTTCAGGAACTTATCCGGTAGGAACACACAGAATTACCTGGACAGTTGAAGATCAGTGTGGAAATCTGTCAAGCTGTAACTATACATTTGTAGTGAGAGACAGAAAGAAACCAACACCTTACTGTATCAGTGAAGTAACCACAGTCATCATGCCAAGCTCCGGAAACGTAGCAATATGGGCGATAGATTTTGATTTAGGTTCCTTTGACAACTGCCCTGGCGACCTCAGATTTTCATTCTCAACGAATGTAAACGATACAGGCAAAACATTCACTTGCAGCAATCTGGGAATTAATACCGTCAATATGTATGTATGGGATGTTGCAGGTAACTTCGACTTCTGCACCGTAACTGTAAACATACAGGATAACGGCGGATGTGCAGGTTCAAGAATAGCAGGTAGCATAGGCAACGAAGAGCTGGAAATGGTAGAAGATGTACAGGTGACTTTACAAAACATGGTTAGTAATGAAACTATGTCCATGATGACAACGTCCACCGGGCACTTTGAATTCGCAGGAATGCCTGAAAACAGTCCGTATTCTGTTACACCGGTTAAAAATACAGATCACCTGAACGGTGTTTCTACAATGGACCTTGTATTGATGCAAAGACATATTCTGGGAGTTCAGAAACTGAATACTCCTTACAAAGTGATTGCAGCGGATGTTAACAAGGATTCTAAAGTTACAGCTAATGACCTTGTAGAACTAAGAAAATTGATTTTGGGAATCTACAATGAATTACCGAATAACCAATCATGGAGATTCATAGACAAAGCCATCAATTTTCCTGATATTCAGGCACCATGGACATTCAGTGAGTACGTTTCAGTTAATAATCTGACCAGCTCCTTGATGCACAATGACTTCGTAGCAGTTAAAGTAGGTGATTTGAATTTATCTGCCAAGACATCTAATGTAAACGGAAATCTTGAAAACAGATCTAAAAATTCATTGAAATTAGTAGTACAGGATGAAGCATTCAAAACAGGTGAAACCGTAAAAGTGAATGTGAAAGCAGATAACTTTAAAGATATCGTCGGAACACAGTTTACACTGAACTTTGATGCAACTTCTATGGAGTTTGTGAATATCACAGGGGGAGCTTTAGCAATCAAGTCTGATAATGTAAACGTAAATCAGGCACAAAACGGACGTTTGGCAATAAGCTGGAATCAAAATGCCGGCCTTACCCTGAATGCTGATCAAAATCTGTTTACCATTGAATTCAGAGCAACAACGAATAATACAATTTCCAGAATATTATCCATTTCATCAGACATAACCAAATCCGAAGCTTACACAAATCTTTTGGAAGAGATGAATCTTGAGATGGAATTCAGAACTCAGAACAGCAACCTTACTTTTGAATTGTTACAAAACAATCCAAACCCTTTCACTGACCAGACAATAATCGGATTTGTTCTTCCTGAACAGGCAATTGCAAAACTGACTATCTATGATGTAACTGGAAAAGTTGTAAGTTCACTTAGCAGTACATATCCTAAAGGCAATAATGAAGTTATTATCAATGCAGACGAATTGAATGCCAGCGGTGTTCTATTCTATGAATTGGAAAGTAATGGATCTAAAGCCATCAGAAAAATGATCAATATTAAAAAGTAATGGTCATAAGATATAGACATTAAAATGTTCAGAAAGCTCCGGTTTCATTACCGGGGCTTTTTTGCATTTATGTCCGCAAATATTTTCGCAGCAATTTGAAATTTTATTTACTTATCTGAATTATTTGACCATAGATTTGTGTGTTTGATTATAATTTAATTAGATTTGTGCAAAAATTCCACAGCAATTACTCTCCCACTAAGTATTTTTCATATTTTGGCTCACTATTTGTAATGTTTCTATTGAATTGTATCGTTATCAGGTATTGTCTTTTGACATTTGATTGACATAATTAACATTTTGATAGTTCATTACAATAAAAAGCAATACTTTTGTAGTTCTTTTAAACAAAAAAAATTCTCATTATGAGGAAGATTCTTATATCTTTTGTCGCAGCCTTCCTGTTTTTAATTCAATCAAATCAGGCGCAGGTTACTGTATTATTTTCTAATGTTGAAGTAGATCCGGGACAAACTGCATCCGTGGATGTCACTGTCAATGGTTTTACAAATGTATTGGGAGCTCAGTTCTCTATAAACTTTGACTCTTTGATATTAGGATATACATCCGTTTCCAATTTTACAACGGCATTGCCCGGACTCAATTCAAGTGCGGTCTCAGGACCGAATGGAGTAGGGGTTTTAAACGGACAGATTACTTTTTCATGGTTTGATACCCAAGGTACAGGAAAATCATTGCCAAATGGGACACGTCTTTTTACCATAAATTTCAGTACGCCCGGTCCGGTATGTTCCTTTTCTGATATAGTCTTGTCTGATGAACCGAGAGATATTGAGTTTATAAATTCCAATACTTTGTCTGAATATACTGTATCAGGTGTGACTGGACGGGTACAATTAAGATGTGATGGTCCTGTTGATCCATGTCCGGATCCTTCATGTAGCAACCCATCTAATCTAACTTTCACCGGTGCAAAATTAAATGTTTTGCCGGGTAGTCAGGTATGTGTGCCGATCACTGTCCGCAACTTTAATGATATGCAATCAGGACAGGGAAGTTTAACCTGGAATCCTTCATTATTATCATTCATAGAAGTCAGAAATTTTGGAATACCCGGTTTGGATGGAGGTCTTAATTTGACAAATACCGCATCAGGGCAACTAGGGTTTATCTGGTCCAATTCTACGCCGGATACCCCTTTAGATCTTCCGGATAATACTGTAATGTTTGAATTGTGTTTTACTGCATTGGGTTCTGTCGGTCAAGTAGCATGTGTCCTGATTGGAAGTACAGGTACAATTCCGACTGAATGGACTACAGACGATGGTGAATTACCGCTATGTTTTTCACATGGTAAAGTAACAATATCAGCCACTCCTCCACAATCTCCTGTCATAATTAAAGCATCTCAGGTAGAAGGTAATAAAGGCAGCACTGTATGTGTGGATATCAGAGTAGATAGTTTTACGAATATTCAAGGGATGAATTTCACCCTGACATGGGATGCAAATGTTGTCGATTATGTTAATACGGGTATGTACGATCTGGAGGGTCTTACATCTGGTGGTATAACAAATAACGGAAATACATTAAGGTTTTTATGGCTATCTCCTAACGGTGAACCAATAACAAAACCCAATAATCACAAAATCTTTCAGGCTTGTTTTCTTTTAAAAGGTGATTGTGACGCAACAACATCGGTTAATTTTATAAATCCAATAGATGCAATTCGAATGACGATAGAAATTCCGGTTCAAACAGTTCCCGGTTCTATTACGATAAAATGTGTCGTTCCACCTGATACAGCAAGTTGTGATATTGTGACACAAGTGAACCCTTCCTGTAATGGCGGGACAAACGGAAGCATCACTTTAAATATTGTTGATGCACCGAATACTAATTGCGACTGCATCTGGAAAAAGGACGGCGTCATCATCAAAAATAATAAAGTAACAGCAGACTGCAATCTAAGTAATGTAGGTGCGGGTACCTATGTTTATGAACTCACTTGCAACGGTGTAGTAGAATGTACTCAAACAGTGACATTGACACAACCTGCTGCTATATCAGTTACCGGAGTTGTATCAAATGCAGCATGCGGACTCAGAGGTTCAATAACAGTAAATGCCGCAGGTGGAACACCACCATATTCTTATAACTGGAATCCAAATCTCGGTAACACTTCAAATCCTATTGATCTCGATGCAGGTGTTTATCTTGTGACTGTAACAGACTCAAGACAATGTACAGGTACCCAAAGTTTTACTATAGGAAGTACGGTTCAGGATTTGGTTGTAAGTGCGACTTCAACAAATGTAAAATGCAAAGATGGAACGGATGGAACAATTACTCTATCGGTAACCGGAGGTTGTCCCCAATATACTTTTAATTGGTCTGGCCCTGGTGCTCCAACCGGGCAGAATCCCCAAAATTTACGTGCAGGAACTTACACAGTGACAGTCAGTGATGCTGGAGGTGATTCAGCCACAGCATCTGTCACCATTACAGAACCCGCAACTTCAGTCAGTGTAGCATTAAATGGTACCACGAAGGATACACCACCGGGTAGCAATACAGGTAGTATAAGCATTACAGTAAGTGGCGGTACACCAGGATATACCGTAAGATGGTCCGGAAGTCCGACCACTATTCCGGATGGAAACACGACTGGTCCATTGACAGCAGGTAGTCTTGGAGCCGGAACTTATTCCGTCACAGCTACTGATGCAAATGGTTGCACAGCAGTTAGGAATGCTATTGTAGTAGAAGAAGGTACAGTTGATCCTACACCATTGGCACCTAAAATTGGCAGCGTGTCGGTAGCAACCAATTTTAATGGGTTTTCAGTGCCATGTAACGGTAACTGTAACGCAGTTATTTCTGCCACCCTTACAGAGGGAGATACACCTATAACTGCTGTCCTGAGAAGAGGCAATGAAAATACACAAACTTTGACACTTAATTCATTAGCTGAAGTCAGGTTTACAGGTATATGTGCAGGTACTTATGTGGTTGTTTTCACTAATGCGGTTGGATCAGTTACTTCCATGCCGGTTTCAGTGACTCAACCTTCGAGATTGGCTGCTACTACAAAAGTGGACTGTACAGAAGGCGATAATGATAATGGCAGAATTGAGATAAATCTGAATAATTCAGGTGTGTCACCTTATAATTTTAATTGGATAGGACTTCCGGACACTGGATCTGTTTTAGATGACTTAGGTTTAGGCACATATTCTGTGAGCATAACAGATGCAAATGATTGTGTCCTTCTGATTTCTAATCTGGATGTCAAAAATTGTGTGGATACAGAAAATTGTTATAAGGCAATTCCGGTTATCACACCTGATGGTGATTTTAAAAATGACCTGTTTGTAATCAATTGTGCAGGACAATCACCTGGCGATCTGACCGTCTTTGACAGATATGGCAGGATTGTATATACGCAGGCAAATTATGACAACACGTGGGCAGGAGTCGACAGGAGTAATAATCCTTTACCTGAAGGTGCATATATGTGGGTTTTTGATGTAAATTTTGGTCAGGGAATCAGAGAAATTTACAAAGGAACAGTTACAGTTTTAGTAAGGAAATAATATTTAAAATCCAATCCTTACATTAAAAAGTTAAATCAATGAAAATGAAAAATATTTTTAAATTTATAGTTCTTCCGGCGTTTTTGGTAGCTGTCAGTATTTTGACTTTATCATCTCAGTCGAGATATTTTGATGAGAGATACCTTTATACACAAGCTCACATAAATCCGCAATTAATTAATCCGGGAGCGATGGGAGCTGCAATGGAACATCAGGTATTGGTGAATTACAGGAATAAGTGGGCCAGTTTTCCGGGATCTCCCAAAACGGTGACTTTATCGTACAACGGACCTGTAGGCAACAGATTGGGCTTCGGAGCCAATTTTATCAGTGACACGTATGGAGAACTTCAGATGACCAAAGGATTGGCAGGCCTCACTTATACAATAAAGTCTGAAACCAATCAAATCGGATTCGGCCTGACTGCAGAATACATAAAACATTCTCTGAGTGGAAGTGTACTCACCAACGAACAGTTGGCAAAAGACGATCCTGTCATCAATGCTGCTGTGGTAGGCGCAGAATATTTTGATGCTTCTGTCGGGATTTATGGTATTTACATGAACAAATTGAGTTATGGTTTGGTGTTGCCTTCATTGATCAGTTCCAGAATAAGTGATACGGACCTTGAGTTGCCTGAAAGAGATTTAGGGGTGATTGTACACTTTGGCTACAGACTGGAAGCCAGTCAGTCAGACGTATCTATCACTCCGAGTATGTTCATCAAAAAACTTGCAAATGTTCCTACGCATGTGGATCTGAATTTGTTAATGGGATTCCTGAATGATCAGTTTACAGGCGGTGTCTCTTATACTTTAGGAGCAGACAAGAGATTGGGCTTTTTGGTTGGAACTAAAATTGATAAACTCAATTTTTACTATTCTTACAATACTTCTTCCAGTTTGATTCAGGATTATAATAATGGATCGCATGAGATTACTTTCGGTATTAATTTTGGAGGAATTAAATAATTTTTTAGAATATTTGGAAATTAAGAAGATGACCAAATTGACAAAATTGCAAAGATAAAGACAATGTATTTGCGCTGACAAAAGATGAGATCTTTTAACCTACAGGATCAGACAAAAGTTTATATTGATTGTCATAATTATGGTAATGATGAATATATCATTTTAGTTAAAGACATTCAAAATAATTATTTTTCATCCAAAGTAATTATTAATAGAAACTAAAATATAAATTTCCAAAAGTTGCAAAAATTATAGGTTTGCAATATTGGTGTTTTACTCTTTCTTTATTATAATAATATACATATTTTGGGTAATAGCATTAAATTGTTATTGATATTAGCTCTTGCATTTGCAATCAGGATTTATGGAATTATTGTATTAAGCTTAGGTGTGTGGGACGAAAGGTTTCATGCACTTGTAGCGAAAAACATGATGTTTAATCCACTCACTCCTGTCCTTATCAATGATGGTTTAATTTCTTTAGATAGCAATGATTGGTCCTTAAATGAAATTTGGCTATCGAAGCCTCCGCTTACATTTTGGATCATTTCTCTGAGTTTGAAAGTATTTGGAATTAATGAGTTGGGACTACGATTTCCTTCATTAATATTCTCATTAATAAGTGTATATCTCGCTTTTTTGATTGGAAAAAAACTGTACAATGAAAAGGTAGGTTTAATAGCAGCTTTTTTTTATGCCATTAATGGTATGTTATATGAGATTAATATTGGGCTTTTCTCTGGTGACCATGTTGATACTTTATTTCATCTTTTGCTTCAATCTGCTGTGTATATTACTATAAGTTATAGTAAAAATTTTATCAGAACCGGAGTTTTAATTGGATTATTAACCGGGTTAGCATTTCTATGTAAATGGATTATGGCTTTTTTTATTTTAATAATTTGTTTAAGTTACTTTATTTATATAAATAGAAATTTAAAAGATATATTAAAATATATTTTAACTTCTAACATCACTATGACATTCATTATCCTTCCATGGATGATATGGATAAATTATAGTTTCCCGGAAGAAACAGCAGCTATGATGCAAGGAATTATAAACCCAATTACAACAGTTGTACAAGAGCATTCAGGACCATGGTATTATTATCTAAATTCAATACGAATCAATATAAATGAACTCATTTATCTTCCATTAATATTTTTAATTTATAAATCCAGAATAAGAATAACTAAAGAGAAGTTTCTTTTATTGGTTTGGATCTTTATCCCTTTAATATTACTTTCTATTTCCTCTACTAAAAGGGAAGTTTATATTATTTTGTCTGCAATGCCTTTTTTTATTTTGATTTCCTTGTTTATTCAATACTTAGATAAAATATTCTACAATCACAAGTATAGAAAGATTGCTGTTTTTATACAAGTTTTGTTTTTTATTGCGGCTGCGAGATATAGTATCGAAAGAATAAAACCTTTTAAACCCAGACTAAAAAAGCCTGAATACCGAATTGAAATGGAAAAACTTATTGCTTCTCACAATATTTCCAGTGACTCAATAGTATTATTTAATGAACCAAATTATATAGATGCACGGTTTTACTACAACCTGATAGGATATAGATATCTAAATGATAGTACAATAAATAGTATTAAAAGTAAAGGTTACAAAGTATTTGAAAATCAGGCAGGGATTTATACTGAAAGATAAACCCTATTTAATCCCTATACATATTTTTGGAAAACACAGCTTGTGTGCTGTCAGTAAATTGAAACAAAGGAAAAAGTAGTTTTATTTTGCTGTTTATACGGTATTTGAAATTAATGCTATTTGTAATGGCATATTTTGGCGGGGTTTTTGCAATATACACTTTTACCCGATAGCAATTTGTGGTGTTATATATCACTTTTAAGAGGAATTTAAAAAGAGTAAAATGAGAGAAATAAGGTCTGAAACCATCATTAAAATTATCTCTTCAGTA
The genomic region above belongs to Saprospiraceae bacterium and contains:
- a CDS encoding T9SS type A sorting domain-containing protein, yielding MKLEKFTSELKADFSRILKISLLPALMALWVTSLNAQCPLACNNLVQVSLDEDCDVEITPDMMLEGQGLPANCTYLVQVIGANGQPIGTSPRVTSLNIGQTLQVKVWLTINGVSFNHCWGSIKVEDKLVPTIDCPAPITISCYSNMTFTNPPASDNCGSPVTIELLSDITTELPCTDQFRAVRNIRYQAKDGSGNLSAICTRVVYYSAISLTDVKFPKNYDSSPGHRPHLECDGTWPWGPFVLNASGVPAPINNWDTNGNGYPDPAETGGPYIIDPSNITGFVTGYQVGTPNNPGVPVGCTAGNLVGSDVAILTWRNTCDNNSGIFPFRIDTFYRHFTGNNALCKINTTFSDTKIDICPKSFKVLRHWTVLDWCTGTIAQRYQIIKVVDSKGPVATIPSDITEPVEPCANDFFVSSIINADPYACTGEWLALEPINVFDCNEVTYTVSFLLADGFGNPPQNGLYVFSKGGTTSTEITIGGKKRWILRGLPLGCTWIKYTLTDACGNSTEAFTEIRVVDRTPPVAVCDQFTVVTLNANGWAHVFAESFDDGSHDNCTPVTFGVRRRTSGCQSNGAASLISNPFGPFVQVCCDDIGREVMVELEVTDDFGNKNTCMVIANAQDKVRPVILCPANITINCGQDTSVTVTGLAEFSDNCPPATLTRRTTGSVNSCGVGSFSRTFTVTDRGGLNSSCTQTITVRNPNPYNGPSWVTVGHRDLEGCLAVDTDPSKTGVPTLNSAACSLVAYTYEDQVFPFVEGVCYKILRKWTVIDWCKFRDDNDPSTFQWPSVPTLNINMWQYTQIIKINDNVKPVLQVCTKAPTDAFGENCTGFVELVNSATDCTPSNLLKWTYQIDPNNDGLPPFINGTTNNASGTYPVGTHRITWTVEDQCGNLSSCNYTFVVRDRKKPTPYCISEVTTVIMPSSGNVAIWAIDFDLGSFDNCPGDLRFSFSTNVNDTGKTFTCSNLGINTVNMYVWDVAGNFDFCTVTVNIQDNGGCAGSRIAGSIGNEELEMVEDVQVTLQNMVSNETMSMMTTSTGHFEFAGMPENSPYSVTPVKNTDHLNGVSTMDLVLMQRHILGVQKLNTPYKVIAADVNKDSKVTANDLVELRKLILGIYNELPNNQSWRFIDKAINFPDIQAPWTFSEYVSVNNLTSSLMHNDFVAVKVGDLNLSAKTSNVNGNLENRSKNSLKLVVQDEAFKTGETVKVNVKADNFKDIVGTQFTLNFDATSMEFVNITGGALAIKSDNVNVNQAQNGRLAISWNQNAGLTLNADQNLFTIEFRATTNNTISRILSISSDITKSEAYTNLLEEMNLEMEFRTQNSNLTFELLQNNPNPFTDQTIIGFVLPEQAIAKLTIYDVTGKVVSSLSSTYPKGNNEVIINADELNASGVLFYELESNGSKAIRKMINIKK
- a CDS encoding gliding motility-associated C-terminal domain-containing protein, which encodes MRKILISFVAAFLFLIQSNQAQVTVLFSNVEVDPGQTASVDVTVNGFTNVLGAQFSINFDSLILGYTSVSNFTTALPGLNSSAVSGPNGVGVLNGQITFSWFDTQGTGKSLPNGTRLFTINFSTPGPVCSFSDIVLSDEPRDIEFINSNTLSEYTVSGVTGRVQLRCDGPVDPCPDPSCSNPSNLTFTGAKLNVLPGSQVCVPITVRNFNDMQSGQGSLTWNPSLLSFIEVRNFGIPGLDGGLNLTNTASGQLGFIWSNSTPDTPLDLPDNTVMFELCFTALGSVGQVACVLIGSTGTIPTEWTTDDGELPLCFSHGKVTISATPPQSPVIIKASQVEGNKGSTVCVDIRVDSFTNIQGMNFTLTWDANVVDYVNTGMYDLEGLTSGGITNNGNTLRFLWLSPNGEPITKPNNHKIFQACFLLKGDCDATTSVNFINPIDAIRMTIEIPVQTVPGSITIKCVVPPDTASCDIVTQVNPSCNGGTNGSITLNIVDAPNTNCDCIWKKDGVIIKNNKVTADCNLSNVGAGTYVYELTCNGVVECTQTVTLTQPAAISVTGVVSNAACGLRGSITVNAAGGTPPYSYNWNPNLGNTSNPIDLDAGVYLVTVTDSRQCTGTQSFTIGSTVQDLVVSATSTNVKCKDGTDGTITLSVTGGCPQYTFNWSGPGAPTGQNPQNLRAGTYTVTVSDAGGDSATASVTITEPATSVSVALNGTTKDTPPGSNTGSISITVSGGTPGYTVRWSGSPTTIPDGNTTGPLTAGSLGAGTYSVTATDANGCTAVRNAIVVEEGTVDPTPLAPKIGSVSVATNFNGFSVPCNGNCNAVISATLTEGDTPITAVLRRGNENTQTLTLNSLAEVRFTGICAGTYVVVFTNAVGSVTSMPVSVTQPSRLAATTKVDCTEGDNDNGRIEINLNNSGVSPYNFNWIGLPDTGSVLDDLGLGTYSVSITDANDCVLLISNLDVKNCVDTENCYKAIPVITPDGDFKNDLFVINCAGQSPGDLTVFDRYGRIVYTQANYDNTWAGVDRSNNPLPEGAYMWVFDVNFGQGIREIYKGTVTVLVRK
- a CDS encoding PorP/SprF family type IX secretion system membrane protein, with the protein product MKNIFKFIVLPAFLVAVSILTLSSQSRYFDERYLYTQAHINPQLINPGAMGAAMEHQVLVNYRNKWASFPGSPKTVTLSYNGPVGNRLGFGANFISDTYGELQMTKGLAGLTYTIKSETNQIGFGLTAEYIKHSLSGSVLTNEQLAKDDPVINAAVVGAEYFDASVGIYGIYMNKLSYGLVLPSLISSRISDTDLELPERDLGVIVHFGYRLEASQSDVSITPSMFIKKLANVPTHVDLNLLMGFLNDQFTGGVSYTLGADKRLGFLVGTKIDKLNFYYSYNTSSSLIQDYNNGSHEITFGINFGGIK
- a CDS encoding glycosyltransferase family 39 protein, encoding MILALAFAIRIYGIIVLSLGVWDERFHALVAKNMMFNPLTPVLINDGLISLDSNDWSLNEIWLSKPPLTFWIISLSLKVFGINELGLRFPSLIFSLISVYLAFLIGKKLYNEKVGLIAAFFYAINGMLYEINIGLFSGDHVDTLFHLLLQSAVYITISYSKNFIRTGVLIGLLTGLAFLCKWIMAFFILIICLSYFIYINRNLKDILKYILTSNITMTFIILPWMIWINYSFPEETAAMMQGIINPITTVVQEHSGPWYYYLNSIRININELIYLPLIFLIYKSRIRITKEKFLLLVWIFIPLILLSISSTKREVYIILSAMPFFILISLFIQYLDKIFYNHKYRKIAVFIQVLFFIAAARYSIERIKPFKPRLKKPEYRIEMEKLIASHNISSDSIVLFNEPNYIDARFYYNLIGYRYLNDSTINSIKSKGYKVFENQAGIYTER